From a region of the Vanrija pseudolonga chromosome 2, complete sequence genome:
- the NUF2 gene encoding putative kinetochore protein NUF2: protein MSRQNHQPIPLTGFPMMTTTEVCDCLAALYITASPEDLTKPTAATTQAIWNGLLYSLMAIPVDQFEGPKQSLLGMMQYRELYSDGLGFIMFYQHCRTLAMLCGIKDFTIADLTRPEATRLRTVMSGIMNFAKFRDERQRFHLEVQQRSQAELDRAEELRRRLDNLDASIGDIRAKNKADGPIMEERQKRNKGIHNELLELRQQQMKLSAEVEELKRDRSRIMEDAAEKSRELAVLQQNTLSARSRFVRSPDRIKGQIRQMSEQLAAERSTHAGYVRSAAEHTKRNTIITGLEAELKRLVDLEREIESQRSKAEEGRRHRTALRAKLEQVKIEQDGAKERQKQLDRQIKNAEDRLARQKEMAVEFREKATKKIQVLKEDYVVKSKDRNKSQKERDELLREQKVLEAEMAAFINESETNLNDLLQEYWAMRKQAEDYMNTMTVKLGLVMK, encoded by the exons ATGTCGCGGCAGAACCACCAACCCATCCCGTTGACGGGATTCCCCATGATGACCACCACCGAGGTGTGCGACTGCTTGGCGGCACTGTACATCACCGCGTCACCAGAGGACCTCACCaagccgacggcggcaacaacacaGGCGATCTGGAACGGCTTGCTCTACTCGCTCATGGCCATCCCCGTGGATCAGTTCGAGGGGCCGAAGCAGTCTCTCCTCGGCATGATGCAGTATCGG GAACTGTACTCGGACGGCCTGGGATTCATCATGTTCTACCAGCACTGCCGCACGCTCGCGATGCTGTGCGGCATCAAGGACTTTACCATCGCCGACCTCACTCGACCAGAAGCGACCCGTCTGCGCACCGTAATGAGCGGCATTATGAACTTTGCCAAGTTTAGGgacgagcgccagcgctTCCACCTCGAGGTGCAGCAGCGGagccaggccgagctggaccgcgccgaggaactgcgccgccgcctggacAATTTGGATGCCTCGATTGGCGACATCAG GGCGAAGAACAAGGCCGACGGCCCGATCATGGAGGAGAGGCAGAAGCGCAACAAGGGCATCCAcaacgagctgctcgagctgcggcagcagcagatgaAGCTGTCAGCTGAAGTAGAGGAGCTCAAGCGTGATCGGTCACGGATCATGGAGGACGCGGCGGAAAAGAGCCGCGAACTCGCTGTGCTCCAGCAGAACacgttgagcgcgaggtcaCGCTTCGTACGGTCACCCGACAGGATCAAGGGACAGATCCGGCAGATGAGCGAGCAGCTTGCGGCCGAGCGGTCCACACACGCCGGGTACGTGCGCTCCGCAGCCGAGCACACGAAGCGCAACACGATCATCACTGGTCTCGAGGCGGAGCTGAAGCGGTTGGTCGatctcgagcgcgagatcgAGTCGCAACGgagcaaggccgaggagggacGGCGGCACCGAACAGCACTGCGCGCAaagctcgagcaggtcaagatcgagcaggacggcgccaaggagcGGCAAAAGCAGCTCGACCGGCAGATCAAGAATGCCGAGGACCGCCTGGCGCGTCAGAAGGAGATGGCCGTCGAGTTTAGGGAGAAGGCAACAAAGAAGATCCAGGTGTTGAAAGAGGA CTACGTGGTCAAGTCCAAGGACCGTAACAAGTCAcagaaggagcgcgacgagctttTGCGCGAGCAgaaggtgctcgaggcggagaTGGCTGCGTTCATCAACGAGAGCGAAACGAATCTCAACGACTTGCTGCAAGAGTACTGGGCGATGCGGAAGCAGGCCG AGGACTACATGAACACGATGAcggtcaagctcggcctggtGATGAAGTAG
- the cnd3 gene encoding Condensin complex subunit 3: protein MAPTRPSVDYLTETLPSVVPPIFDQAQGTTANHRKNIVQLRKIQEKCAEITEKTPKGEKLVGERAFSTLFIDMVNRILPVKKGVGVADRIVKFVAGYVTYITEQDAEDDTMTSRFVAKLLKHLLAGMEAKDKNVRFRVTLLVASLINGLGEVDDDMYQLLRHCLIERSRDKEAVVRVQAAVGLAKLQSGEDEDDLEEGQEPLSQILLDLLRYDPAVEVRRAAVYNLPTAPETLPHLLARTRDVDPILRRTVFMGSLGAAHLPDARVLSIAQRENVVQNGLGDRDPTVRKAAAAMLGGWLDQADGDVLQLLGRFDVVSSNVAEDALISVLVTRPEVFDNIEMEDAWWASLTPEKAFLARVFTEYCVNNNKTNRLEEVMPVVTALAFKIQDEYNKLVGLSTDEDEDKVTEQAFIVGELLRVAINLDYADEIGRRKMFQLAREMISQGSLPETLIPRCMDVLSKITDGERDLIRLIVDVVTELRVGDGDVETQEPATPSRSTLGSPSRPTRAPAPSDDPEARKREALIDYRCLLICTSLLERVNSPWQDNTVFHGLLHDVIIPAVRNKEELALRDQGLICLGLCCMIDQNMATDTFVLFMQQMNAAGDDDELRGKVMKIVLDLLMVHDIATLVAKTMSVDAVPALLSHMLQQDVPEVLGVAVEGVAKLMLAGMVTDATVLQHLVLLYFHADTADNQPLRQCLSYFLPVYCYSSSENQLRMLEVFPLVFANFAQNEEEEDATPVAQIGLMMVDWLDPHKAVERPGAVVDLNVHLDLAITIFKLIMTEEGRDTRKTLTSYLGKLNLPDSAETDAWRPKAVLALINALKEKQPLSDAVSRNSLSKFQVSLLKLYPELEGYDEETFRAEGAEREDTKELWGFIDDVEEIEEAPEARTRRGSRAPSRSRRTASMSVDPTSDSDAAPVSRNRKPRPETVAEETEDDESEDVEGLLDSD from the exons ATGGCCCCAACACGCCCGTCTGTCGACTACCTGACAGAGACGCTACCGAGCGTCGTCCCGCCCATCTTTGACCAGGCGCAGGGCACGACGGCCAACCACCGCAAGAACATTGTGCAGCTGCGCAAGATCCAGGAGAAATGCGCCGAGATCACCGAGAAGACAcccaagggcgagaagctcgtcggcgagcgcgccttCAGCACCCTCTTCATCGACATGGTTAACCGCATCCTTCCTGTCAAGAAGggtgtcggtgtcgccgACAGAATCGTCAAGTTTGTCGCGGGCTACGTGACGTACATCACAGAGCAGG acgccgaggacgacaccaTGACCTCGCGAttcgtcgccaagctcctcaagcACCTCTTAGCTGGTATGGAAGCCAAGGACAAGAACGTGCGCTTCCGCGTCACGCTGCTCGTTGCGTCGCTCATCAACGgactcggcgaggtcga cgacgacatgtACCAGCTCCTCCGACACTGCCTGATTGAGCGTTCGCGCGACAAGGAGGCTGTTGTGCGTGTTCAGGCTGCAGTCGGTCTCGCCAAGCTCCAGtctggcgaggacgaggacgacctcgaggaggggCAGGAGCCTCTGTCCCAGATCCTGCTCGACTTGCTTCGCTACGACCCTGCCGTCGAGGTCCGCCGCGCGGCAGTGTACAACCTCCCTACGGCGCCCGAGACGCTCcctcacctcctcgcccgcacCCGCGATGTCGACCCGATCCTCCGCCGCACCGTCTTCATGGGttcgctcggcgcggcccaCCTCCCCGACGCCCGTGTGCTGTCGATTGCCCAGCGCGAGAACGTCGTCCAGAACGGCCTAGGTGATCGTGACCCCACTGTGCGcaaggccgctgctgccatgCTCGGTGGCTGGCTCGaccaggccgacggcgacgtcctcCAGCTCCTTGGCCGCTTCGACGTCGTGTCGAGCAATGTTGCCGAGGACGCCCTCATCTCGGTGCTCGTCACCCGGCCCGAGGTGTTTGACAACATTGAGATGGAAGACGCGTGGTGGGCCTCGCTCACCCCCGAAaaggccttcctcgcccgTGTGTTCACTGAGTACTgcgtcaacaacaacaagaccAACCGCCTGGAGGAGGTCATGCCGGTCGTTACCGCCCTTGCGTTCAAGATCCAGGACGAGTACAACAAGCTTGTTGGCCTTAGTaccgacgaagacgaggacaaggtcaCCGAGCAGGCGTTCAtcgttggcgagctgctccgcgTGGCGATCAACCTCGACTATGCGGACGAGATTGGCCGCCGCAAGATGTTCCAGCTTGCTCGTGAGATGATCTCGCAGGGCTCGCTCCCCGAGACCCTCATTCCCCGCTGCATGGACGTTCTGAGCAAGATtaccgacggcgagcgcgacttGATCCGTCTCATTGTCGATGTTGTCACCGAGCtccgtgtcggcgacggcgatgtcGAGACCCAGGAGCCTGCGACGCCGTCCAGGTCGACCCTCGGCAGCCCCTCCCGCCCAACGCGTGCCCCCGCTCCCTCtgacgaccccgaggcccGCAAGCGCGAAGCCCTGATCGACTACCGCTGCCTGCTCATCTGCACTagcctgctcgagcgcgtcaaCTCGCCATGGCAGGACAACACCGTGTTCCACGGTCTCCTGCACGACGTCATCATCCCCGCAGTCCGCAACAAGGAGGAACTGGCGCTCCGTGACCAGGGTCTCATCTGTCTCGGCCTGTGCTGCATGATCGACCAGAACATGGCGACCGACACCTTTGTCCTGTTCATGCAGCAGATGAACGCTGctggcgatgacgacgagctcagGGGCAAGGTCATGAAGATTGTGCTCGATCTCTTGATGGTGCACGACATTGCCACGCTCGTGGCCAAGACCATGTCCGTGGACGCGGTGCCGGCTCTCCTCAGCCACATGCTCCAGCAGGACGTCCCCGAGGTCCTTGGCGTTGCAGTTGAGGGCGTTGCCAAGCTCATGCTCGCCGGCATGGTTACCGATGCGACGGTCCTGCAGCACCTCGTCTTGCTGTACTTccacgccgacacggccgacAACCAGCCTCTGCGCCAGTGCCTGTCCTACTTCCTCCCAGTGTACTGCTACTCGTCATCCGAGAACCAGCTCCGCATGCTCGAG GTCTTCCCCTTGGTGTTTGCCAACTTTGCGCAGaacgaggaagaggaggacgccACGCCCGTGGCTCAGATTGGTCTGATGATGGTGGACTGGCTCGACCCCCACAAGGCTGT TGAACGCCCTGGTgcggtcgtcgacctcaacgtccacctcgacctcgccatcACGATCTTCAAGCTGATCATGACAGAGGAGGGCCGCGACACCCGCAAGACACTAACAAGCTATCTTGGCAAGCTCAACCTGCCGGACAGTGCCGAGACGGACGCGTGGCGTCCAAAGGCAGTGCTGGCCCTGATCAATGCTCTGAAGGAG AAACAACCCCTTTCAGACGCAGTGTCGCGGAACTCGCTGTCCAAGTTCCAAGTGTCGCTGCTCAAGCTCtaccccgagctcgagggctacgacgaggagacgttccgcgccgagggcgccgagcgagaAGACACCAAGGAGCTCTGGGGCTTCATTGACGATGT GGAGGAGATTGAAGAGGCGCCAGAAGCCCGGACAAGGCGAGGTAgccgcgctccttctcgatcTCGGCGCACTGCGTCCATGTCTGTTGACCCCACGTCCGACTCTGATGCTGCTCCGGTGTCTCGGAACCGCAAGCCGCGGCCCGAGACTGTTGCCGAGGAGACTGAAGACGACGAGTCTGAGGACGTGGAAGGGTTACTGGACAGTGATTAG
- the ustS gene encoding Glutathione S-transferase-like protein ustS, translated as MPDPSADAAPELVLYDLKCTKDVCFSPTVWKIRLMLNYKRIPYRTEWLEFPDIKPTLAPHVGPLPEGATKYTVPTIHHVASDTWLMDSAKIAPWLEATYPARPVILSAPLSDDVTALVRTAGGKAQQVSLAPREPAILSPRAKAYFVNMVEGLIGHPLQQLLAYEDGAWAGADEGLRRTSEMMLRNKDEGPWIEGAEPSMADFFIAGAMQCARAIHEGTWEREYKYEGLKRAYDACGLLLERGSY; from the exons ATGCCCGACCCCTCTGCCGATGCTGCCCCCGAGCTGGTCCTCTACGACCTCAAGTGCACCAAGGACGTGTGCTTCTCCCCTACCGTGTGGAAGATCCGCCTGATGCTCAACTACAAGCGGATTCCGTACCGGACCGAGTGGCTCGAGTTTCCCGACATCAAGCCGACGCTTGCGCCGCA cgTCGGACCCCTGCCCGAAGGCGCGACCAAGTACACGGTGCCGACGATCCACCACGTCGCAAGCGACACGTGGCTGATGGACTCGGCCAAGATCGCGCCGTGGCTCGAGGCGACGTACCCCGCCCGTCCCGTCATCCTCTCCGCGCCGCTGTCCGACGACGTGACCGCGCTGGTGCGCACCGCAGGCGGCAAGGCGCAGCAGGTCAGcctggcgccgcgcgagccggcCATCCTGTCCCCGCGCGCAAAGGCGTACTTTGTCAACATGGTCGAAGGGCTGATTGGGCACCCGCTccagcagctgctggcgTACGAAGACGGTGCTTgggccggcgcggacgagggcCTTCGCAGGACGAGCGAGATGATGCTGCGTAACAAGGATGAGGGGCCCTGGATCGAAGGCGCCGAGCCCAGCATGGCTGACTTCTTCATTGCCGGCGCCATGCAGTGCGCGCGGGCTATCCACGAGGGGACGTGGGAGAGGGAGTACAAGTACGAAGGGCTCAAGCGGGCCTACGACGCGTGTGGCCTGTTGCTCGAGCGCGGGAGTTACTAG